One genomic window of Ruegeria sp. THAF33 includes the following:
- a CDS encoding amino acid ABC transporter permease, which yields MKKLLLILPLLLLAGCSSSQTWGWYVIDPTTASGWTNVKFLISGMGATIQISLIAAVLSIVIGLLVALPGLSEKRSWRFVNRVYVEFIRAIPLLPMLFWVFYGLPIVFQSMGLNIPIDPFWGAIITLAISDSAFTAEIYRAGIQSIARGQREAAQTIGLNYVQTMRYVILPQAIRRILPPLANQFIYIVKMSAFASVIGMQELTRRANELVVTEYRPLEIYTLLIFEYLILVLIISAGVRWLERRMGADERG from the coding sequence ATGAAAAAACTTCTTCTCATATTGCCTCTGCTTCTTCTGGCAGGCTGTTCGTCGTCGCAGACCTGGGGCTGGTACGTTATCGATCCGACGACGGCCTCGGGTTGGACCAATGTGAAATTCCTGATCTCGGGGATGGGCGCGACGATCCAGATTTCCCTGATCGCCGCCGTTCTGTCGATCGTCATCGGATTGCTGGTCGCCCTGCCGGGATTGTCCGAAAAACGTAGCTGGCGGTTTGTGAACCGGGTTTACGTGGAGTTCATTCGCGCCATACCCCTGTTGCCGATGCTGTTCTGGGTGTTTTACGGCTTGCCCATCGTGTTTCAGTCGATGGGTCTGAACATCCCCATCGATCCCTTCTGGGGGGCGATCATAACGTTGGCGATTTCAGACAGCGCCTTTACGGCCGAGATCTATCGCGCAGGCATTCAATCCATTGCGCGTGGTCAGCGCGAGGCAGCGCAGACCATCGGGCTGAACTATGTGCAGACCATGCGCTATGTGATCCTGCCGCAGGCGATCCGGCGCATTCTGCCGCCTTTGGCAAACCAGTTCATCTACATCGTCAAGATGAGCGCCTTTGCCAGCGTCATCGGGATGCAGGAACTGACCCGCCGCGCGAATGAACTGGTGGTGACAGAATACCGCCCGCTGGAAATCTATACCCTGCTGATTTTCGAATACCTGATCCTGGTTTTGATCATCTCGGCCGGGGTGCGCTGGCTGGAGCGTCGCATGGGCGCGGACGAGCGCGGATAA